The Arabidopsis thaliana chromosome 5, partial sequence genomic interval ATTGGGCCCATGAGATGGGAGGCCCATAATCTTGAGGAATCATGTAATGTGGAGAGGATCTGATAAGCAAATTAACAGACTCTTTGATAACTCAGATACTCTTGTATCTCCCGACAAAGAAAGCTGTTAGTGTTTTGTCCAAGAGGTGGAAAAGTCTCTGGCTTTCGTTTCCCGGGTTAGATTTCGACTCTGAAGAGTTCCCAAATTACAATGCCTTTGTGAGTTTTATGGACAGGTTCGTAGATTTCTCTAGGGAACGGAAGTCATGCTTGCACAAGCTCAAGCTAAGTATCCAGAAGAGTTGGAGTGATCAGTATCGTATCACGCGGTGGATAGACTTTGTTGCTACACGTAAACTTCAGCATCTTGTGTTGAGTGTCTTTTTGTGAAGCGTGAGTGTTTTGAATATATGCCCTTAAGCCTTTATATCTGTGAGACAATTATTAACCTAAGACTTCATCGCGTATATTTGGATAGTCTTGAGTCTATTTCACTTCCTCGTCTCAAGACTGTGCATTTACAACTCAATGTATATGCCAATGATGCGGGTCTGGAGTCATTCATCTCATCTTATCCAGCTCATGAAGATTTTAGCATTGTTAGAAGTGTCGATATCGATGATAATGTAAATGTTTTACGAGTGCATTCTCAAACATTAACAAGTCTAAGTGTAGAATTTGATCTTGGTGAGTGGGGTCTAGggcttttatgttttggtcaAAGATACCTGGGGCTTTGGATTGATGACCCTAGATTCAAGTATTTGAATTTCAAACATGAACTATCGGATAGTAAAACCATAAGCAATTTGAATTCCTTAGTTAAGGTCAATTTTGTTGGCTTTTATATGTCTCATGGAGTTGGcttatcaaaacaacaaatggCCCGTAATGTTTTCACCGGTATCTCGAGAGTTAGGGATCTGATCATCTCTGCGGATATTGTAAGGGCATGTTTCTATgaacttcatatatataatatatattctataaaACGAAATCTTGCTCAGCCATAgtattctcttcttttgttttatgtaaGCAGTTCATCGATTGCTACttgaaagaagaatcattACCACAGTTTTGCAACCTGTCCTGTTTGAAAGCAGAAGTTTGTTCATCCAACGTGAAAATCCGTGAAACATTGCAAAAACCTTTTGAAAGCTGTCCAAATCTAAAATCCATCTTCTTGGTAATGACTTGCACCAACCCTAGAGCTTTAACTTAATTATGCATTTAAAGAAGTATGCTATCTAGTATTTTAATGTATCTTATTTTGTAGGATTTAACTGATTATACTATGGTCGACACGAGTCAAACAAGAGTCTCTTTTGTGCATCAGTGTTTGTTGTTATATATCACTTGAGTTTGTAGAGATAAGAGGAAAATTCATGGCAGTTGCAGTGGAACTAGCAAAGTACTTTGTAGAAAAACTTTGTAATCctcaagaaaattttaaatgactATTCATCTCACTTTTTACCATTTAAAATGAATACGTTAGAAAATTAATTCAACtcattcaacaacaaaaagtttaaaaaaaaaaaaacaaattataaaggAAAATTGTTCAACTCTTTCATCTACTATTTTGCAGAGGAATGAGTTGAATGATGTTCaactcaaaaaaattcaatcattCAACTATATGGCATCCATTTAGAGTCATTGTTTAACCTTAATAAATTGTTTGAACTTAATAAATTACTAGATTCTGACCCGTAcatacgtttttttttttttttttttctagccaactaaatataatatatcataaaaagtTTACAAGATACAGAAACATTCTAATACAACCATTGACACAAATAAGGGAAATCGAAACAATTTCGATGAAGGGGTGGAGAGCAACCAAGCTATTTTTAGTCTTACAGGCTAACAGAGAATATCTGTTATGTCCCCCCTCCATATACTTGTTGTTGGCTATCATCTTTCTGATGAAACTCCAAAATCCACATAGCATTACTTTGACTAGTAAGAAGAATTTAACTGTTGTTGGAAATGAATCTGATTCATATCTTCTACAACTCGATAAGATATATTCTATTCGCCTATAATTGCAACTGCCTGACCCGATCATGAAATCTGACGATGTTCTCTTTCCATATTTTACATAGAGGGTGATAGGCCAATGATGAAACTTGATTATCCAATCCACACAAGATCGTTGACCACAACACAAGATCAAGTTAATGATTACCTCCGTTGGAAAACGAAACTGATGGCTATTTGATTCCATTACACCATCCCCAACACCCCAAGTTTTTTGCTTCTGCAGAATTGAAGTCATCACCATAATAGAAGACTGAATCGTCTATGCCTCTTGGACACGGACATTCATTGCCAAAGTAATCGGAATGACATTAATCGCATGGTTAATTTCTTTCATCGTGAACTGAAATCCAATCTTCCATAGCAATGTTTGTGAACGTATATCAGATTCCATTGGTTGGTGAACACGTCGTCGATCTGCTTTACAATAACCATTGATTTTAACGACATTAATGATCTCCATGGCACATAAACACAATATCAAGACCCAAGTCAACTGACCCGCACATACgtattttaagaaatgtattggaatacatttttagtgaaagatattgtaatatataaattataatgtgcATAGAAAAGTGTATAGTGTTATTTATGATACAATCActaaactttttaataatttatattatttatatttcatttgtattttgcaTAGTAAATCAAATGTTAGATTTGTTTCGAACTGCGAAATAATTTAGagatatttggaaaatctgtgtatttttgttagtttgatgtatatacaaattaattatttttgtttaaaatttgatcaattagaTGATATAATGTGAAATTTACTCCGCGGTACACCGTTggtcaatttttttgtaactaaaaatttgaattttaagttatagttgttttgtaaatatttttttttttt includes:
- a CDS encoding Leucine Rich Repeat protein family (Leucine Rich Repeat protein family; CONTAINS InterPro DOMAIN/s: Leucine-rich repeat 2 (InterPro:IPR013101); BEST Arabidopsis thaliana protein match is: F-box/RNI-like/FBD-like domains-containing protein (TAIR:AT5G22730.1); Has 430 Blast hits to 422 proteins in 11 species: Archae - 0; Bacteria - 0; Metazoa - 0; Fungi - 0; Plants - 430; Viruses - 0; Other Eukaryotes - 0 (source: NCBI BLink).) → MGPYLGPMRKILLYLPTKKAVSVLSKRWKSLWLSFPGLDFDSEEFPNYNAFVSFMDRFVDFSRERKSCLHKLKLSIQKSWSDQYRITRLESISLPRLKTVHLQLNVYANDAGLESFISSYPAHEDFSIVRSVDIDDNVNVLRVHSQTLTSLSVEFDLGEWGLGLLCFGQRYLGLWIDDPRFKYLNFKHELSDSKTISNLNSLVKVNFVGFYMSHGVGLSKQQMARNVFTGISRVRDLIISADIFIDCYLKEESLPQFCNLSCLKAEVCSSNVKIRETLQKPFESCPNLKSIFLVMTCTNPRALT